The following are encoded together in the Acidimicrobiales bacterium genome:
- a CDS encoding ATPase, T2SS/T4P/T4SS family: MTVQVHAVDDSAFNPLVEIERRVTERAKELSIELDHGDTQAALRQLIDDEIRQWDDDHRRGRRSHPLPDPEQVAERALRNVAGFGPLSPLLADDDVWEIMINAPDAVFVKRHQGHSGYHGEVFHDDEHVVRVLTKILDSSTSAHRKLDPTEGLQDAQLDDGARLHIVHGDVSRGGHVMVNIRKFTGVPFADLSELVDRGTLDAPAARFLAACVRARLSIVFAGAPGAGKTTLLSCCAAELDPSLRVVIAEEVFEADVPVANVASMQTRPARADRPEVDLRRLVAGFLRMAPDVAIVGEVRDREALPLLLTLSSGVKGYTTIHAGSARQALSRLRFVAQLSGTGHDLSVGALTSLVTEAVDVVVHSARRPGGPVVTSVLAVEDLTGQADLGQFTTTEIFARDHPADHLQWTGNVPVRLNRQFAEAGIDLVGHLDPGREAR, encoded by the coding sequence ATGACCGTTCAGGTCCACGCCGTCGACGATTCCGCGTTCAACCCACTGGTCGAGATCGAGCGACGCGTCACCGAGCGCGCCAAGGAGCTCTCCATCGAGCTCGACCATGGCGACACCCAGGCGGCCCTCCGCCAGCTGATCGACGACGAGATCCGCCAGTGGGACGACGACCACCGTCGCGGCCGGCGATCGCATCCGCTCCCCGATCCCGAGCAGGTCGCCGAACGGGCCCTGCGCAACGTGGCCGGGTTCGGTCCCCTGTCGCCACTCCTCGCCGACGACGACGTGTGGGAGATCATGATCAACGCGCCCGACGCGGTCTTCGTGAAGCGGCACCAGGGTCACTCGGGCTATCACGGCGAGGTCTTCCACGACGACGAGCACGTCGTCCGCGTCCTGACCAAGATCCTCGACAGCTCGACCTCGGCTCACCGCAAGCTCGATCCCACCGAGGGCCTCCAGGACGCCCAGCTCGACGACGGTGCCCGACTCCACATCGTCCATGGCGATGTGAGCCGGGGTGGACACGTGATGGTCAACATCCGCAAGTTCACCGGGGTGCCCTTCGCCGACCTGAGCGAGCTGGTGGATCGGGGGACCCTCGATGCACCGGCGGCCAGGTTTCTGGCCGCGTGTGTGCGGGCACGCCTGTCGATCGTCTTCGCCGGAGCACCCGGTGCAGGGAAGACCACGCTGCTGTCGTGCTGCGCGGCCGAGCTCGACCCGTCGTTGCGCGTCGTGATCGCCGAGGAGGTCTTCGAGGCCGATGTACCCGTGGCCAACGTCGCCAGCATGCAGACGCGCCCGGCCCGCGCCGACCGACCAGAGGTCGACCTACGCCGGCTGGTCGCCGGGTTCCTTCGGATGGCGCCCGACGTGGCGATCGTGGGTGAGGTCCGGGACCGAGAGGCGCTGCCGCTTCTGCTCACCCTCTCCTCAGGGGTCAAGGGCTACACCACGATCCATGCCGGATCCGCCCGACAGGCACTGTCCCGCCTTCGCTTCGTCGCCCAGCTCTCGGGTACGGGACACGATCTCTCGGTCGGCGCGCTCACGTCGCTGGTGACCGAAGCGGTCGACGTGGTGGTTCATTCGGCCCGCCGCCCCGGTGGACCGGTCGTGACGTCGGTGCTGGCCGTCGAAGACCTCACCGGCCAGGCCGACCTCGGCCAGTTCACCACCACCGAGATCTTCGCTCGCGACCACCCCGCCGACCACCTCCAGTGGACGGGGAACGTCCCGGTCCGGCTGAATCGTCAGTTCGCCGAAGCTGGCATCGACCTCGTGGGCCACCTCGACCCCGGACGGGAGGCGCGGTGA
- a CDS encoding helix-turn-helix domain-containing protein, translating to MTEDIRWLSTGEAARRLGVTARTLYRFIDEGQIPAYRFGRVIRLQAGEVDEFIQRCRIQPGSLEHLYPDPVEAGTNASETEANGA from the coding sequence ATGACCGAAGACATCCGCTGGCTCTCCACCGGCGAAGCCGCTCGTCGCCTGGGCGTGACCGCCCGCACGCTGTACCGGTTCATCGACGAAGGCCAGATCCCCGCGTACCGGTTCGGCCGGGTCATCCGGCTCCAGGCCGGCGAGGTGGACGAGTTCATCCAGCGCTGCCGCATCCAGCCGGGCTCGCTCGAACACCTCTACCCCGATCCTGTCGAAGCCGGGACCAACGCCTCCGAGACCGAGGCCAACGGGGCATAG
- a CDS encoding PhoH family protein — MSEPEVKISVPGNHLMVGLLGQRDELLRVVEDAFSAAAIHVRGNEITVAGPDADEIGRIFEELVLLLEQGQALDPGSITRTIEMIRADESPSQILTHEVVRTSRGRSIRPKSSGQGRYVQAITDNVITFGIGPAGTGKSWLAVAAAVHALQTKQVERIILTRPAVEAGERLGFLPGDLMAKVDPYLRPLYDALYDMVDAEGAQKLLDRTTVEVAPLAFMRGRTLNHSFIILDEAQNTTPEQMKMFLTRIGFGSKAVITGDTTQVDVAGGRSGLDGLERVLSGITGLAWVHLDSRDVVRHRIVQDIVDAYAKADTADRGGGTPR, encoded by the coding sequence ATGTCAGAACCAGAGGTCAAGATCAGCGTCCCGGGCAACCACCTCATGGTGGGGCTCCTGGGGCAACGGGACGAACTGCTACGGGTCGTCGAGGACGCGTTCAGCGCCGCGGCCATCCACGTGCGAGGCAACGAGATCACCGTCGCCGGTCCCGACGCCGACGAGATCGGCCGCATCTTCGAGGAGCTGGTGCTGCTGCTCGAACAAGGTCAGGCCCTCGACCCCGGCAGCATCACCCGGACCATCGAGATGATCCGTGCCGACGAGAGCCCCTCACAGATCCTCACCCACGAGGTGGTGCGCACCTCACGGGGTCGATCGATCCGCCCCAAATCCAGCGGCCAGGGCCGCTACGTGCAGGCCATCACCGACAACGTCATCACCTTCGGCATCGGCCCGGCCGGCACCGGCAAGTCGTGGCTCGCGGTGGCCGCCGCGGTGCACGCCCTGCAGACCAAACAGGTCGAGCGGATCATCCTCACCCGGCCCGCCGTCGAGGCCGGCGAGCGCCTCGGGTTCCTTCCCGGCGACCTGATGGCCAAGGTCGACCCCTACCTGCGGCCCCTCTACGACGCTCTCTACGACATGGTCGACGCCGAAGGCGCCCAGAAGCTGCTCGACCGCACCACCGTCGAGGTCGCACCCCTCGCCTTCATGCGGGGACGTACCCTCAACCACAGCTTCATCATCCTCGACGAAGCCCAGAACACCACGCCCGAGCAGATGAAGATGTTCCTCACCCGCATCGGGTTCGGCTCCAAGGCCGTCATCACCGGCGACACCACCCAGGTCGACGTCGCCGGCGGCCGCAGCGGGCTCGACGGGCTCGAGCGGGTGCTGTCGGGCATCACCGGTCTGGCCTGGGTCCACCTCGACAGCCGCGACGTGGTGCGCCACCGCATCGTGCAGGACATCGTCGACGCCTACGCCAAGGCCGACACCGCCGACCGGGGAGGTGGCACGCCCCGGTGA
- the ybeY gene encoding rRNA maturation RNase YbeY, whose translation MSEPPSPTRPADTGAGVVVAIADEQSDHAIDTDRWAHLAELALVHQGITHGELTVTFVDESTMAELNAAHMGADGPTDVLSFPLDAGLAADDLPTDAAPVLLGDVVICPAVAAGNAPGRPGTEPHPGHPSHDGGLDDELALLVVHGVLHVAGHDHAEPGEAEAMWAAERQVLAAAPRKVPPS comes from the coding sequence GTGAGCGAGCCCCCCAGTCCCACGCGCCCCGCGGACACCGGTGCCGGGGTCGTGGTCGCCATCGCCGACGAGCAGTCCGACCACGCGATCGACACCGACCGTTGGGCGCACCTCGCCGAGCTCGCCCTCGTCCACCAGGGCATCACCCACGGTGAGCTCACCGTCACCTTCGTCGACGAGTCCACGATGGCCGAGCTCAACGCCGCCCACATGGGCGCCGACGGTCCCACCGACGTGTTGTCGTTCCCCCTCGACGCCGGGCTCGCAGCCGACGACCTCCCGACCGACGCGGCCCCCGTCCTCCTCGGCGACGTCGTCATCTGCCCCGCGGTGGCCGCCGGCAACGCCCCCGGCCGCCCGGGCACCGAACCCCACCCCGGTCACCCGAGCCACGACGGAGGCCTGGACGACGAGTTGGCCCTGCTGGTCGTCCACGGCGTGCTCCACGTCGCCGGCCACGACCATGCCGAACCCGGCGAGGCCGAGGCCATGTGGGCCGCCGAACGACAGGTCCTCGCCGCCGCGCCCCGAAAGGTTCCACCCTCGTGA
- the era gene encoding GTPase Era — translation MTDRVVYGLIAAAALVSSAAVLAMAETSLTHLSRGRARALEEDGAKGARHLTRMLDDREQHLNPVLLLVLICHLGAATIIAVLADHQWGIQGVLVALGVEVVIIFVVGEAAPKTWALQDPGRSAIVAAPLVRGLAAVPPLRWITGLLVAIARFLVPGRTRSQGPAVSEEELLAMAGVAADEAVIDSDEQELIESIIEFGDTVVREVMVPRPDMISVQAEFRIADVMEIVVMNGFSRVPAYGDGIDDIVGVAYAKDLMRADLDGRSDDPVRTVLRPAHFVPESKRVASLLREMQAEQYHIAVVVDEYGATAGLVTLEDLIEELVGEIVDEFDVEDPMIEPLGGGNLRVNARLPGRRAQRDARRRAARRRLGHRRRPGVRPAGPRAGGGRVRRGRRVPPACREGPGPPDRPCPGRSPRRVGLMRSGFVTIVGRPNVGKSTLLNRILGQKVTIVSDKPQTTRTEVRGVLNRPDTQIVFVDTPGIHKPRTLLGERLNDTATSTLEGVDAACVVIDATAPLGPGDRWVAARCRSDAIVVVNKVDIASPDQVISQLAKASELDFSEYFPVSATTGEGVDALVDHLVERMPEGPQYYPDDMITDVPEAFWVAELVREQLLAVAREELPHSIATRVTEWEWPRIRVEILVERDSQKGIVIGAKGSVLKEVGTRVREQLPAGAYLELFVKVDKDWQRRSKALERLGY, via the coding sequence GTGACCGATCGAGTCGTCTACGGACTCATCGCCGCCGCAGCGCTGGTGTCGTCCGCCGCGGTGCTGGCCATGGCCGAGACCAGCCTCACCCACCTCAGCCGAGGTCGGGCCCGCGCCCTGGAGGAGGACGGAGCCAAGGGTGCCCGTCACCTCACCCGCATGCTCGACGACCGCGAGCAGCACCTCAACCCCGTGTTGTTGCTGGTGCTCATCTGCCACCTGGGAGCGGCCACCATCATCGCCGTGCTGGCCGACCACCAGTGGGGGATCCAGGGCGTGCTCGTCGCCCTGGGTGTCGAGGTCGTCATCATCTTCGTGGTGGGCGAAGCCGCTCCCAAGACCTGGGCCCTGCAAGATCCGGGCCGCTCCGCGATCGTGGCCGCACCCCTCGTTCGGGGCCTTGCCGCGGTGCCCCCACTGCGTTGGATCACCGGCCTGCTCGTCGCCATCGCCCGCTTCCTCGTCCCCGGCCGCACCCGCAGCCAGGGCCCCGCCGTCTCCGAGGAGGAGCTGCTGGCCATGGCCGGCGTCGCCGCCGACGAGGCCGTGATCGACTCCGACGAACAGGAGCTGATCGAGTCGATCATCGAGTTCGGCGACACCGTCGTGCGCGAGGTCATGGTCCCGCGCCCCGACATGATCAGCGTCCAGGCCGAGTTCCGCATCGCCGACGTGATGGAGATCGTGGTCATGAACGGCTTCAGCCGCGTGCCCGCCTACGGCGACGGGATCGACGACATCGTCGGTGTCGCCTACGCCAAGGACCTCATGCGTGCCGACCTCGACGGTCGCTCCGACGACCCGGTCCGCACCGTGTTGCGGCCCGCCCACTTCGTCCCCGAATCCAAGCGGGTGGCCTCGCTGCTGCGCGAGATGCAGGCCGAGCAGTACCACATCGCCGTGGTGGTGGACGAGTACGGCGCCACCGCCGGGCTGGTCACCCTCGAGGACCTGATCGAGGAGCTGGTCGGCGAGATCGTCGACGAGTTCGACGTCGAGGACCCCATGATCGAGCCGCTCGGAGGAGGCAACCTGCGGGTCAACGCCCGGCTTCCCGGTCGACGAGCTCAACGAGATGCTCGACGCCGAGCTGCCCGAAGGCGACTGGGACACCGTCGGCGGCCTGGTGTTCGACCTGCTGGGCCACGTGCCGGTGGAGGGCGAGTGCGTCGAGGTCGACGGGTTCCGCCTGCGTGCCGAGAAGGTCCAGGGCCGCCGGATCGGCCGTGTCCGGGTCGATCGCCTCGCCGGGTCGGCCTGATGCGGTCGGGCTTCGTGACCATCGTGGGGCGGCCCAACGTGGGCAAGTCCACGCTGCTCAACCGCATCCTGGGCCAGAAGGTCACCATCGTGTCCGACAAGCCCCAGACCACCCGCACCGAGGTGCGCGGGGTGCTCAACCGGCCCGACACCCAGATCGTGTTCGTCGACACGCCCGGCATCCACAAGCCCCGCACCCTGCTGGGGGAGCGGCTCAACGACACCGCCACCTCCACCCTCGAGGGCGTCGACGCCGCCTGCGTGGTGATCGACGCCACCGCTCCGCTCGGGCCCGGCGACCGCTGGGTCGCCGCTCGCTGCCGCTCCGACGCCATCGTCGTGGTCAACAAGGTCGACATCGCCTCGCCCGACCAGGTCATCAGCCAACTGGCCAAGGCCTCGGAGCTGGACTTCAGCGAGTACTTCCCCGTGTCGGCCACCACCGGCGAGGGCGTCGACGCCCTGGTCGACCACCTCGTCGAGCGCATGCCCGAAGGACCCCAGTACTACCCCGACGACATGATCACCGACGTGCCCGAGGCGTTCTGGGTGGCCGAGCTGGTGCGCGAGCAGCTGCTGGCCGTCGCCCGCGAGGAGTTGCCGCACTCGATCGCCACTCGGGTCACCGAGTGGGAGTGGCCCCGCATCCGGGTCGAGATCCTCGTCGAGCGCGACTCCCAGAAGGGCATCGTGATCGGCGCGAAGGGCTCGGTGCTCAAAGAGGTCGGCACCCGGGTGCGCGAGCAGCTCCCGGCGGGTGCCTACCTCGAGCTGTTCGTCAAGGTCGACAAGGACTGGCAGCGCCGCTCCAAGGCGCTCGAGCGCCTCGGCTACTGA
- a CDS encoding TetR/AcrR family transcriptional regulator, which produces MDRRAQRHEQIRAQILEGAWTLARERGLTGWTLRELGDSVGMRAPSLYVYFDRKHAIYDAMFAQGYEQLLAEVEGVSRSGSPSEVLGRIAHGYFDFCVTDPARFQLLFLRVIPDFTPSPASYALAQHALDLLQEVLADLGISHEGAMDLWTAINTGLASQQLSNDPHGDRWAVLIDRAVEMYIDSELEPPPA; this is translated from the coding sequence GTGGACCGTCGAGCTCAACGACACGAGCAGATCCGCGCCCAGATCCTCGAGGGTGCGTGGACCCTCGCCCGCGAGCGTGGACTCACTGGCTGGACCCTCCGTGAGCTGGGGGACTCGGTCGGGATGCGCGCCCCGTCGCTCTACGTCTACTTCGACCGAAAGCACGCGATCTACGACGCGATGTTCGCCCAGGGCTACGAGCAGCTCCTCGCCGAGGTCGAGGGAGTGTCGAGGTCCGGTAGCCCGTCCGAGGTGCTCGGTCGGATCGCGCACGGGTACTTCGACTTCTGCGTCACCGACCCCGCTCGATTCCAGCTGCTGTTCCTCCGGGTCATCCCCGACTTCACCCCTTCGCCCGCCAGCTACGCCCTCGCTCAGCACGCCCTGGACCTGCTCCAGGAGGTCCTCGCTGACCTCGGGATCTCCCACGAGGGCGCCATGGACCTGTGGACCGCGATCAACACCGGGCTGGCGAGCCAACAGCTCAGCAACGACCCCCATGGCGATCGCTGGGCCGTCCTCATCGATCGCGCCGTCGAGATGTACATCGACAGCGAGCTCGAGCCTCCACCGGCCTGA
- a CDS encoding maleylpyruvate isomerase family mycothiol-dependent enzyme, whose product MNRTATTIDRLERIDRGPEAWRLATAAYDALLDQLRSLSPEEWERPTVCKPWTVADMVRHLLGAAEAHASIPEFLRQQAWAMRHKGEYDGNGLDAWTGLHIRKHAELEPDALLARLRDVAPRAVRARSRFPTLLGRIPVPVDASGNTPAGSPARVTLGELNTVIFTRDAWLHRVDIARAVDREPNIDPDVDGRIVEDVVIEWAQRHGAPFRLALTGKAGGDYAQGSDGPQIELDALSFAWIVSGRGDPAPDTPGVELLTTRVLF is encoded by the coding sequence ATGAACCGAACCGCGACCACGATCGACCGTCTCGAGCGCATCGATCGCGGTCCCGAGGCCTGGCGCCTCGCGACCGCGGCCTACGACGCGCTGCTCGACCAGCTGAGGTCCCTGTCGCCCGAGGAGTGGGAGCGCCCCACCGTCTGCAAGCCGTGGACCGTCGCCGACATGGTCCGCCACCTGCTCGGCGCCGCCGAGGCGCACGCCTCCATCCCCGAGTTCCTCCGCCAGCAGGCATGGGCCATGCGACACAAGGGCGAATACGACGGCAACGGCCTCGACGCATGGACCGGTCTCCACATCCGCAAGCACGCCGAGCTCGAGCCTGACGCGCTCCTGGCGCGACTGCGCGACGTCGCGCCCCGAGCGGTGCGCGCCCGGTCGCGCTTCCCGACGCTGCTCGGACGCATCCCGGTCCCCGTCGACGCGTCCGGCAACACGCCCGCCGGTTCCCCGGCCCGGGTCACCCTCGGCGAGCTGAACACGGTGATCTTCACCCGCGACGCCTGGTTGCACCGCGTCGACATCGCGCGGGCGGTCGACCGTGAGCCGAACATCGATCCGGACGTCGACGGGAGGATCGTGGAGGATGTCGTCATCGAGTGGGCGCAGCGCCACGGGGCGCCGTTCCGTCTCGCCCTCACCGGGAAGGCCGGCGGCGACTACGCGCAGGGGTCCGACGGTCCCCAGATCGAGCTCGATGCGCTGAGTTTCGCCTGGATCGTCTCGGGGCGAGGCGATCCCGCCCCGGACACACCGGGCGTCGAGCTCCTCACGACCCGCGTGCTCTTCTGA
- a CDS encoding ATP-dependent DNA helicase, with product MDTGSVVWVPVPSTDPSDTVSALESVVANLPGGGEDRPGQVEMARAVAEGIASGRHVVVQAGTGTGKSLAYLVPAVLSGQRVVVATATKALQDQLAGKDLPFLAEQLDHDVGFAVLKGRSNYVCLQRVAEVGGGGDDEQLGLDGLAERAPAEEIAQLVAWAATTETGDRAELSFEPSVRAWTAVSVGPRECPGANKCPKGDVCFTEAARRAAADADVVVVNTHLYGLDVATMGAVLPEHDVVVIDEAHQLEEVISATSGIEIGAGRFQHLGRAARAIIADDTLAASLEAAGSALADELGELAGTRLRAPIEGPVAEALVTARQHADRVLDAVRRVPKDSTADVAARRERALTSAGALIDDLDTALAVPDTHVAWVSGSPEFSSLQLTPVDVAELLVDGLWAQRTAVLTSATIPPNLAAVVGLPDGGFDQLDVGSPFEYQTNALLYCAASMPDPRDTAYEAALHSELEALIVAAGGRTLALFTSWRAMDAAARVLEPRLPWKVLTQRDLPKPALVEAFRDDEQSCLFATLGFWQGVDLPGRTLSLVTIDRLPFPRPDDPVLSARRERVRGDAFRLIDLPRAAMMLSQGAGRLIRSDQDRGVVAVLDKRLATAARYRWDIVNALPPMRRTKDSAEVEAFLKEMRDG from the coding sequence ATGGACACCGGTAGCGTCGTGTGGGTGCCGGTCCCCTCCACCGATCCCAGCGACACGGTCTCCGCGCTGGAGTCGGTCGTCGCCAACCTGCCCGGTGGTGGCGAGGATCGACCGGGACAGGTGGAGATGGCCCGTGCGGTCGCCGAGGGCATCGCGTCGGGCCGCCACGTGGTGGTCCAGGCGGGCACGGGCACCGGCAAGTCGCTCGCCTACCTCGTGCCCGCGGTGCTGTCCGGTCAACGGGTCGTCGTCGCCACCGCGACCAAGGCGCTGCAGGACCAGCTCGCCGGCAAGGACCTCCCCTTCTTGGCCGAGCAGCTCGACCACGACGTCGGGTTCGCGGTGCTGAAGGGCCGGTCCAACTACGTGTGCCTGCAGCGGGTGGCCGAGGTTGGTGGGGGCGGCGACGACGAGCAGCTCGGCCTCGACGGACTGGCCGAGCGGGCGCCGGCCGAGGAGATCGCCCAGCTGGTCGCCTGGGCGGCCACCACCGAGACCGGCGACCGCGCCGAGCTGAGCTTCGAGCCCTCGGTGCGGGCGTGGACCGCGGTGTCGGTCGGCCCCCGCGAGTGCCCCGGGGCCAACAAGTGCCCGAAGGGCGACGTGTGCTTCACCGAGGCCGCCCGCCGGGCCGCCGCCGACGCCGACGTGGTGGTCGTCAACACCCACCTCTACGGACTCGACGTGGCCACCATGGGCGCGGTGCTCCCCGAGCACGACGTGGTGGTGATCGACGAGGCCCACCAGCTCGAAGAGGTCATCTCCGCCACCTCCGGGATCGAGATCGGCGCCGGACGGTTCCAGCACCTCGGCCGGGCAGCACGAGCGATCATCGCCGACGACACCCTGGCCGCCTCACTCGAGGCAGCGGGATCGGCCCTGGCCGACGAGCTGGGAGAGCTGGCCGGCACACGCCTGCGGGCACCGATCGAGGGGCCGGTGGCCGAAGCGCTGGTGACCGCCCGTCAGCACGCGGACCGCGTCCTCGACGCTGTCCGTCGGGTCCCCAAGGACAGCACCGCCGACGTGGCGGCGCGCCGCGAGCGGGCGCTCACCTCGGCCGGCGCGCTCATCGACGATCTCGACACCGCCCTCGCGGTGCCCGACACCCACGTCGCCTGGGTCAGCGGGAGCCCGGAGTTCTCCTCGTTGCAGCTCACCCCGGTGGACGTGGCGGAGTTGCTGGTGGACGGCTTGTGGGCCCAGCGCACCGCCGTGCTCACCAGCGCGACGATCCCACCCAACCTGGCGGCGGTGGTGGGCCTCCCCGATGGGGGGTTCGATCAGCTCGACGTCGGCAGTCCGTTCGAGTACCAGACCAATGCGCTGCTGTACTGCGCGGCGTCGATGCCCGATCCCCGCGATACCGCCTACGAGGCGGCGCTGCACTCCGAGCTCGAGGCGCTGATCGTCGCCGCTGGAGGGCGCACCTTGGCGCTGTTCACGTCGTGGCGGGCCATGGACGCCGCGGCGCGGGTGCTCGAACCGCGACTACCCTGGAAGGTGCTGACCCAGCGCGACCTCCCCAAGCCGGCGCTGGTCGAGGCGTTCCGCGACGACGAGCAGAGCTGTCTGTTCGCCACCCTCGGGTTCTGGCAGGGCGTGGACCTTCCCGGCCGCACCCTGTCGCTGGTCACCATCGACCGGCTGCCGTTTCCCCGACCCGACGACCCGGTGCTGTCGGCGCGCCGCGAACGGGTGCGGGGCGACGCGTTCCGCCTGATCGATCTCCCCCGTGCGGCCATGATGCTGTCCCAGGGCGCCGGCCGGCTCATCCGCAGCGACCAGGATCGCGGTGTGGTCGCGGTGCTCGACAAGCGATTGGCCACCGCGGCCCGCTACCGCTGGGACATCGTCAACGCGCTCCCCCCGATGCGTCGCACCAAGGACAGCGCCGAGGTCGAGGCGTTTCTCAAGGAGATGCGGGACGGCTGA
- the uppS gene encoding polyprenyl diphosphate synthase, whose translation MAPDEIDPTRIPAHVACVMDGNGRWAKRRGLKRTEGHAAGEGALFDTVEGALDLGLGWLTVYAFSTENWRRPRDEVKFLMNFNESILVRRRDELHERGVRMRFIGRRDWRVPKRLLRRMEESEELTADNRTMTFTMAFNYGGRAELVDAVRAIVDEGIPSDKIDERAIAAHLYAPDMPDPDLMVRTSGEFRTSNYLLWQLAYSELVFTDVLWPDFRREHLFDAVAEYQRRERRFGGVDET comes from the coding sequence GTGGCCCCCGACGAGATCGATCCCACGCGCATCCCCGCCCACGTCGCCTGTGTGATGGATGGCAACGGCCGCTGGGCCAAGCGCCGTGGCCTGAAGCGGACCGAGGGTCACGCCGCGGGCGAGGGAGCGCTGTTCGACACCGTCGAAGGTGCGCTCGATCTCGGGCTCGGCTGGCTGACGGTCTATGCCTTCTCCACCGAGAACTGGCGACGTCCCCGAGACGAGGTGAAGTTCCTCATGAACTTCAACGAGTCGATCCTGGTCCGTCGTCGCGACGAGCTGCACGAGCGGGGGGTGCGGATGCGGTTCATCGGGCGCCGCGACTGGCGGGTGCCCAAGCGCCTCCTGCGTCGCATGGAGGAGTCCGAGGAGCTCACCGCCGACAACCGCACCATGACCTTCACCATGGCGTTCAACTACGGCGGGCGGGCCGAGCTGGTCGACGCGGTGCGGGCGATCGTCGATGAAGGGATCCCGAGCGACAAGATCGACGAGCGGGCCATCGCCGCTCACCTGTACGCGCCCGACATGCCCGACCCCGACCTCATGGTCCGCACCTCGGGCGAGTTCCGCACCTCGAACTACCTGCTGTGGCAGCTGGCCTACAGCGAGCTGGTCTTCACCGACGTGTTGTGGCCCGACTTCCGGCGCGAGCACCTCTTCGACGCCGTCGCCGAGTACCAGCGGCGCGAACGACGCTTCGGCGGCGTCGACGAGACCTGA
- the recO gene encoding DNA repair protein RecO: MSKGAIYRDHGIVLRTYKLGEADRIVVFITQGRGKVRAVAKGVRKTRSKFGSRLEPISHVALQLYEGRELDIVTQVESIDHFRPIREDLDRFSRATSMLEAIDQMAQEREDNPHLYRMLLGALRALAAQDSPLVMGAFYWKLLTQEGFGPVLDRCVSCGEDAELVAFDLHEGGTLCHSCRSGVPLTPEALDLMRRILGGHLGAALNEPGSPATHEVEQLATRAMEHHLERRLRSVGVIERA; this comes from the coding sequence GTGAGCAAGGGAGCGATCTACCGCGACCACGGGATCGTGCTGCGCACCTACAAGCTGGGTGAGGCCGACCGCATCGTGGTGTTCATCACCCAGGGCCGGGGCAAGGTCCGCGCCGTGGCCAAGGGAGTGCGCAAGACCCGCTCCAAGTTCGGTTCCCGTCTCGAGCCCATCAGCCACGTGGCCCTGCAGCTCTACGAGGGCCGCGAGCTCGACATCGTGACCCAGGTCGAGTCCATCGACCACTTCCGACCGATCCGCGAGGACCTCGATCGCTTCTCGCGGGCCACCTCCATGCTCGAGGCGATCGATCAGATGGCCCAGGAGCGCGAGGACAACCCGCACCTGTACCGCATGCTGCTCGGGGCGTTGCGGGCCTTGGCGGCCCAGGACTCGCCGCTGGTGATGGGCGCCTTCTACTGGAAGCTGCTCACCCAGGAGGGGTTCGGGCCGGTGCTCGACCGGTGCGTGAGCTGCGGCGAGGACGCCGAGCTGGTGGCCTTCGACCTGCACGAGGGCGGCACGCTCTGCCACTCGTGTCGTTCCGGCGTGCCGCTGACACCCGAGGCGCTCGACCTGATGCGACGGATCCTCGGAGGCCATCTCGGCGCCGCGCTCAACGAGCCCGGATCGCCGGCGACCCACGAGGTCGAACAGCTCGCCACCAGGGCGATGGAGCACCACCTCGAACGGCGACTCCGGTCGGTGGGGGTCATCGAACGGGCCTAG
- a CDS encoding antitoxin MazE5, with the protein MARTRVSTTVDDELLTQARQVTAAVSDAVLLDQALTALLAQHRRAEVDRAYAAYDEHPLDEPDEWGDLASFRTGAGLS; encoded by the coding sequence ATGGCTCGAACACGCGTGAGCACCACGGTCGATGACGAGTTGCTCACCCAGGCGCGCCAGGTGACCGCCGCTGTCTCGGACGCTGTGCTGTTGGATCAAGCGCTCACCGCGCTCCTGGCACAGCATCGACGCGCCGAGGTCGATCGCGCCTATGCCGCGTACGACGAGCATCCCCTCGACGAGCCCGACGAGTGGGGCGATCTGGCGTCGTTCCGCACGGGTGCTGGCCTATCGTGA
- a CDS encoding type II toxin-antitoxin system PemK/MazF family toxin: MTDRPRRGELWWCELPHIGRRPVVVLSRDIAIPHLGRSLVAPCTTTIRHLPSEVTLEPGADPVPLVSVVNLDSVESVSLGVLVDRLGRLSDDRMRQVCAALAVAVDCA, encoded by the coding sequence GTGACCGACCGGCCGCGACGGGGAGAGCTGTGGTGGTGTGAGCTTCCCCACATCGGGCGACGACCGGTTGTCGTGTTGAGTCGCGACATCGCCATCCCCCACCTCGGTCGATCGCTCGTCGCGCCGTGCACCACGACGATCCGGCACCTACCGAGCGAGGTGACCCTCGAACCGGGCGCGGACCCAGTGCCGCTGGTGAGTGTGGTCAACCTCGACTCCGTCGAGAGTGTGTCGCTCGGTGTGCTCGTCGACCGACTCGGTCGGCTCAGCGACGACCGGATGCGGCAGGTCTGCGCCGCGCTCGCCGTGGCCGTCGACTGCGCCTGA